The proteins below come from a single Eucalyptus grandis isolate ANBG69807.140 chromosome 3, ASM1654582v1, whole genome shotgun sequence genomic window:
- the LOC120291399 gene encoding uncharacterized protein LOC120291399, giving the protein MKLLLLPPRPAVPPPCYAPRRRTRRRASPSMASLSTHHYPLAERPLRYAVLGAGFAGLSVAWHLLRHSPEKLHLRIDIYDESGIGGGASGIAGGLLHPYSPKGPHHLPDHQSD; this is encoded by the exons ATGAAActgctccttcttcctcctagaCCGGCTGTCCCTCCCCCCTGCTATGCTCCACGCCGCCGAACCAGAAGGAGAGCCTCCCCTTCCATGGCGTCTCTCTCTACCCATCACTACCCTCTCGCCGAACGTCCTCTGAG ATACGCCGTGCTCGGTGCTGGCTTTGCTGGACTCTCCGTCGCCTGGCATCTTTTGCGG CACAGCCCGGAAAAGTTGCATCTTAGAATTGACATATATGACGAAAGTGGCATTGGTGGTGGTGCATCTGGAATTGCTGGAGGACTTCTTCACCCGTATTCACCCAAAGGTCCTCATCACCTCCCCGACCACCAGTCTGActga